A single genomic interval of Chloroflexota bacterium harbors:
- a CDS encoding transglutaminaseTgpA domain-containing protein → MDGLFASLFRRLEPREGWLVFLAPLIPLMLVPLALSGAGWVSDLGWPTTTALTLGYLAGFTASRIVGARGQSGSGWRRYLPGVVAGILLFATGLLVVTLLVWWRQAPQVAEEVRWYLRPLAHSGLAIQEAAVRLWQWGQDATGAGAAQDDSVFRWLVCLAVWLAGSWAGWWYFRHQRTLLALLPAGAIIVLNAYFYWEGRIFLPLFLGTAVVVQVLMERRARETRWQRLDMDYSRDVRLDILFTAIGLGILVFGASSLMPRLVVRPTASWFAGVVSEPTSDLEEQGRQLFPGLQRSPRSLLARGGGSGSLPRSFLLGSGPELSEILVMRVSTGQLAVLPPWEEPPAAARHYWRAMTNDTYDGRGWSNSPIEESRHAAGEPWAEQDGVFRQTLRQMITLERGGDRALYAAGEALAPNRPYESYVRRGSDAPFDDLVALITDGRRYDVISMVPAADEAALRAAGTDYLSYLRDSYLELPEIPDRVRLLAQEVAGDAETSFDQALILEEYLRGYRYDLDVAPPPPGRDVVDFFLFDQQAGYCDYYASSMVVLARSLGIPARLAVGYATGDFDPEARAFLVHEDDAHSWAELYFPGVGWVPFEPTASRATFVRQAVPGDAGTRMASAEQLAVDLQTFHEDEILRRRVRRIVVVLLVGLAALLLWVFWRRRPEPGLEGMYEQLGRWGGRLGRPAGVGETPSEFGQGLSIQVDSLSDPQADRASQGIKHFITDFETAQYGPVSGEAEAEARQVWRRLDPALRRLWLRWGWRRGPR, encoded by the coding sequence GTGGACGGTCTTTTCGCTTCTCTCTTCAGACGTCTGGAACCCCGTGAGGGTTGGCTGGTCTTTCTGGCGCCGTTGATTCCTTTGATGTTGGTGCCTTTGGCCTTGAGCGGGGCCGGCTGGGTATCCGATCTGGGATGGCCGACCACCACTGCGTTGACGTTGGGTTATCTGGCAGGTTTTACAGCCAGTCGAATCGTGGGCGCGCGCGGCCAGAGCGGTTCTGGATGGCGACGGTACCTGCCGGGCGTGGTCGCGGGGATCCTGCTCTTCGCCACCGGACTACTGGTTGTTACCTTGCTGGTATGGTGGCGGCAGGCGCCCCAGGTGGCCGAGGAAGTGCGATGGTATCTGAGGCCGCTGGCTCATTCCGGGTTGGCAATTCAAGAGGCGGCGGTACGGCTCTGGCAGTGGGGACAGGACGCCACGGGGGCGGGAGCCGCTCAGGATGATTCGGTGTTTCGGTGGCTGGTTTGCCTGGCGGTGTGGTTGGCCGGTTCCTGGGCGGGCTGGTGGTATTTCAGACATCAGCGGACCTTGCTGGCGCTGCTGCCGGCTGGGGCAATCATCGTATTGAATGCCTATTTCTATTGGGAGGGACGGATTTTTCTGCCCCTTTTCCTTGGCACTGCGGTCGTGGTACAGGTATTGATGGAACGTCGGGCGCGGGAAACGCGGTGGCAGCGACTCGACATGGATTACTCCCGGGACGTCAGGCTGGACATTCTGTTTACCGCGATCGGGTTGGGGATATTGGTTTTCGGCGCCTCCTCCCTGATGCCCCGCCTGGTTGTCAGGCCGACCGCCAGTTGGTTCGCTGGCGTTGTGAGTGAACCGACGTCTGATCTGGAGGAACAGGGACGGCAGCTATTTCCAGGTTTGCAGCGATCGCCTCGTTCTCTTCTGGCCCGTGGCGGTGGATCCGGGTCTTTGCCCCGTTCCTTTCTGCTGGGCAGCGGCCCTGAGTTAAGCGAAATTCTGGTAATGCGGGTCAGCACCGGCCAGCTCGCGGTGTTGCCGCCATGGGAGGAACCGCCTGCCGCGGCCAGACATTACTGGCGGGCAATGACCAACGATACCTATGACGGTCGAGGTTGGAGCAACAGCCCGATCGAGGAGAGTCGCCATGCAGCAGGCGAGCCATGGGCAGAGCAGGATGGGGTTTTCAGGCAAACACTCAGGCAGATGATCACCCTTGAGCGGGGGGGGGATCGAGCGTTGTATGCGGCTGGAGAAGCGTTGGCGCCAAACAGGCCTTACGAGAGCTATGTGCGCCGTGGTTCGGATGCGCCATTCGATGATCTGGTAGCACTGATAACTGATGGCCGCCGGTACGATGTAATCTCGATGGTGCCGGCGGCGGATGAGGCTGCGTTGCGCGCGGCGGGCACCGATTACCTGTCCTACCTGAGAGACAGTTATCTGGAACTGCCGGAGATACCGGATCGAGTGCGTTTGCTGGCCCAGGAGGTGGCTGGTGATGCAGAGACCTCTTTTGATCAGGCTCTTATTTTGGAGGAATATCTACGAGGTTATCGCTACGATCTGGACGTTGCACCGCCGCCTCCGGGACGGGATGTAGTTGATTTCTTTCTTTTCGACCAGCAGGCGGGCTATTGCGATTATTACGCGTCTTCCATGGTGGTTCTGGCCCGCAGCCTGGGGATTCCAGCGCGCCTGGCTGTAGGTTACGCCACCGGCGATTTCGATCCGGAAGCGCGCGCCTTTCTCGTGCACGAGGACGATGCTCATTCCTGGGCAGAACTCTACTTCCCTGGTGTGGGTTGGGTGCCTTTCGAACCGACCGCGTCTCGTGCTACTTTCGTGAGGCAGGCGGTACCTGGGGATGCTGGTACCCGGATGGCCAGTGCCGAGCAGTTGGCTGTTGATCTTCAGACTTTCCATGAGGATGAGATCCTGCGCCGGCGGGTGCGCAGGATCGTAGTGGTGCTTCTGGTAGGTTTGGCGGCGCTACTGCTCTGGGTATTCTGGCGTCGCCGCCCTGAACCAGGGTTAGAGGGTATGTATGAACAGTTGGGACGCTGGGGTGGGCGCCTGGGCAGACCGGCCGGGGTTGGCGAAACCCCCAGTGAATTTGGCCAGGGCCTTTCCATTCAGGTCGACTCGCTCTCGGATCCTCAGGCTGACAGGGCGTCTCAGGGGATCAAGCACTTCATAACTGATTTCGAGACTGCACAATACGGCCCGGTGAGTGGCGAGGCTGAGGCGGAAGCGCGCCAGGTTTGGCGTCGGCTGGACCCTGCCTTGCGACGCCTTTGGTTGCGCTGGGGCTGGCGCAGGGGACCGCGTTAA